Sequence from the Desulfobacterales bacterium genome:
CAGGTGCCGCAAAACAATCCGGGCGGCGCCCCAGGATGTCCGTCAGCAGATCGCAGCCTCGCTGAATTTGGCGGGTCACGGCATCCGGATCCATCCGAGCCACCCGTGTCTGCCATTGGTGATGGTCCCATGCATGGAGTCCGACTTCATGTCCGGCGCCGGCGGCCTCCCGTATCGGTTTCGGGCATCGCTTCCCGATCACCGGACCGGGGCACAGCGTTCCCCGCAGCAGAATATCCCAGCCGTAAAGGCTTGCGGCCCGTGTTCTGAGCATCTTTACCAGAAATGAGGGCCGCATCAGGCGCCATAGATGACGGCCCATATTGTCCGGACCCACGGAAAAAAAGAAGCTCGCCCGGATATCGTAGCGGGCCAGAAGATCAATCAGGTTTGGAACCCCGGTGCAGGTGCCCCGCAGGGTATCGACATCGATACGCAAACCGACAGGAATCATGATTTTTTCTCTTTCCTGCCGACCACATCCTGAAGGAAATAATCCAGGGTCTGGCCAACAGACTGTTCAAAGGGCGCTTCAGGCTCCCATCCCAGGATTTTGCGCGCCTGCCGGATGGAGGGGCGCCGGTGTTGCACGTCCTGGTAGCCTGATCCGTAAAACGTCCGGGCCTCGATGTATTTGATGCCGGCATCAGGGGGAAAATGCGACCGGAGCGGATGAGCGGCAAACTGTTCCCGGAGAATATCTGCCAGCGCCTGCATGCTGTACTCGTTGTCCGGATTTCCGATATTGAAAATCCGGCCGTTACAGCACCCATCCTTGTTCTCAATAATCCTGAAAAGGCATTCGACGCCGTCCCTGACATCTGTGAAACACCGTTTCTGGCTGCCGCCATCCACCAGCCGGATGGGCGTGCCCTCCACCAGGTTGAGGATAAACTGGGTGATCACCCGGGAGCTGCCGATCAGCGCCGAATCCAGAGAGTCGAGTCTCGGCCCGACCCAGTTAAAGGGGCGAAACAGGGTGAACTGCAGGCCCCTGTCGGCGCCGTAGGCCCATATCACGCGATCGAGCATCTGCTTGCTGCAGGAGTAGATCCAGCGTTGTTTATGGATCGGGCCCAGAATAAAATTTGAACGCTGTTCGTCAAACTCGGAATCCTCACACATGCCGTAGACCTCCGAGGTGGACGGAAAAATCAGCCGTTTTCCGTACTTAACGCAGTATCGGACAATGCGCAGATTTTCCTCGAAATCGAGCTCAAACACCCGTAAGGGATTGCGGACATACTCGATGGGCGTTGCAATGGCCACCAGCGGGAGGACAATGTCACATTTGCGGACATGATATTCGATCCACTCCCGCATGATGGAGATGTCACCCTCCTTGAAATGAAAATCCGGATGCTCCAGTAGTCTTTCGATCGTATTTGAACACAGGTCCATGCCGTACACGGTGTAGCGTCCGCTTTCCAGCAGCCGCTCACTCAGATGGTTACCGATAAAGCCGTTTACACCCAGAATGAGCACGTTCTTTTTGCGCTGCCGC
This genomic interval carries:
- the arnA gene encoding bifunctional UDP-4-amino-4-deoxy-L-arabinose formyltransferase/UDP-glucuronic acid oxidase ArnA; the encoded protein is MRAVVLAYHNIGCTGIKALLAHGFDIRAIFTHQDEPNENIWFESVAELAAANDIPVYNPADINHPLWVERIGEMAPDIIFSFYYRDMIGKKILDIPPAGCLNLHGSLLPRYRGRCPVNWVLVRGEKETGVTLHYMTPRPDDGDIAGQKSVSIDDDDTALSLHKKLAVAAGDLLDELLPEIRENRARRIPQEQSSASYFGGRRPADGEIDWGKDAAGVRNLVRAVTRPYPGAFSYLGNLKCMFWQVKLAQTSMDAVPGTVLSTNPLTIACGEGAVEVQFGQSENGLYMSGRQLALEFNLAAGMRFNGRTERIVERQRKKNVLILGVNGFIGNHLSERLLESGRYTVYGMDLCSNTIERLLEHPDFHFKEGDISIMREWIEYHVRKCDIVLPLVAIATPIEYVRNPLRVFELDFEENLRIVRYCVKYGKRLIFPSTSEVYGMCEDSEFDEQRSNFILGPIHKQRWIYSCSKQMLDRVIWAYGADRGLQFTLFRPFNWVGPRLDSLDSALIGSSRVITQFILNLVEGTPIRLVDGGSQKRCFTDVRDGVECLFRIIENKDGCCNGRIFNIGNPDNEYSMQALADILREQFAAHPLRSHFPPDAGIKYIEARTFYGSGYQDVQHRRPSIRQARKILGWEPEAPFEQSVGQTLDYFLQDVVGRKEKKS